In the genome of Deltaproteobacteria bacterium, the window AAGAAGCCGACCGAGGGTCCGCCGAAGCTCATGCCGTTGCCGAAGCTGCCGAGCTCGCCCACGGCGATCTGCACGCCGAGGCGGCCGGGCGCGGCCAGCAGGCCCAGGGCGACGGCCTCGGTGGTGATCGAGATCGGGATGGCGCCCGTGGGCTCGCAGCGCCGGGCGATCTCGTCGAGGGGCTCGATCACGCCGAAGAAGTTCGGGTAGCCGGCGATGACGCAGGCCACCTCCTGGCCGCCGGCGGCCAGCGCGGCCTCGAGGGCGGGCAGGTCCATCTGGCCGGTGGCGTCGTCCACCGGGATCGTCACCACCTCGCCCTCGCCGTGGTGCAGGTAGGTGTCGAGCACCCGGCGGTAGAGGGGGTGGATGGCCCGGGAGACCAGCACCTTCGTGCTCTTGCGGCGGCTGCGCAGGGCCAGCAGCGCCGCCTCGGCCATCGCGTGGGCGCCGTCGTACATCGAGGCGTTGGAGACCTCGAGGCCGGTGAGGGCGCAGACCATGGTCTGGTACTCGAAGATCGTCTGCAGCGTCCCCTGGCTCACCTCGGGCTGGTAGGGCGTGTAGGCCGTGAGGATCTCGCCTCGCAGGAGCAGGTCGCTGACCACGGCCGGGACGTGGTGCGGGTAGGAGCCCGCGCCGAGGAAGGGGCGGCCGCTGGTGCACGCCTGCAGCGAGGTCAGCTCGTCGACGAGCCCCTGCTCGTCCAGCGGTGGAGGGAGGTCGAGCTCAGCGCGGAGGCGCAGGGCCTCCGGGATGCTCTCGAAGAGGGCGTCGAGGTTCTCGACGCCGATCGCGGCCAGCATGGCCTCGACCTCTGCGTCGGTGTGAGGCAGGTAGCGCATGGCGAAGATCGAGGCTCCCCTTCTTGTGGGCTGT includes:
- the gcvPA gene encoding aminomethyl-transferring glycine dehydrogenase subunit GcvPA; the protein is MRYLPHTDAEVEAMLAAIGVENLDALFESIPEALRLRAELDLPPPLDEQGLVDELTSLQACTSGRPFLGAGSYPHHVPAVVSDLLLRGEILTAYTPYQPEVSQGTLQTIFEYQTMVCALTGLEVSNASMYDGAHAMAEAALLALRSRRKSTKVLVSRAIHPLYRRVLDTYLHHGEGEVVTIPVDDATGQMDLPALEAALAAGGQEVACVIAGYPNFFGVIEPLDEIARRCEPTGAIPISITTEAVALGLLAAPGRLGVQIAVGELGSFGNGMSFGGPSVGFFAATEKFLRQMPGRLCGATVDRKGRRGFVLTLSAREQHIRRAKATSNICTNQGLCATAATIHLALLGRHGLRDLARINWQRAHHARKLLSAAGLEPRFSGPVFNEFTVKIADPAGARRRLREVGLEGGFALSRYYDEYPEGLLLAVTEVHAPAAIQALADTLAAAPGGAA